A genomic stretch from Candidatus Nitrososphaera gargensis Ga9.2 includes:
- a CDS encoding NADH-quinone oxidoreductase subunit I: MPVAILPDISEQHCIGCALCVEICTALGPDVLRVKPVEGWKRGKAFVFYPERCISDGACIGVCPTKAIFWMRPMDYTPGQPIPLKKHGLFVKGWEEG, encoded by the coding sequence ATGCCAGTCGCAATACTTCCTGATATTAGCGAACAACACTGCATCGGCTGTGCGCTCTGTGTAGAGATTTGCACCGCTCTTGGTCCAGATGTGCTGAGAGTAAAGCCGGTGGAAGGATGGAAGAGGGGCAAGGCATTCGTCTTTTATCCAGAAAGATGCATCTCTGACGGAGCATGCATTGGCGTTTGCCCAACAAAGGCAATCTTTTGGATGAGGCCGATGGACTACACCCCAGGACAGCCAATCCCGCTGAAGAAGCACGGCCTGTTCGTGAAGGGCTGGGAAGAAGGTTAA
- a CDS encoding TiaS agmantine-binding domain-containing protein, translating to MQTLHVAFDDTDSRTGRCTTHLAFKVVEHLKKEEGAKLVDYPLLIRLNPNIPWKTRGNGAVCLRLQVQDAGRVIDHIRQAVEEGSAIGSGANPGVAFLQSDSVPAELQKFSALAMCDVLSRQMAEKVAKAAGVQYSTFGNGQGLVGSLGALGCLLDGDHTYELIAYRKPENCGLPRVVDKERVIKFSADTYPNTFNNYDRNHGRVLITPHGADPVFFGVRGESPEVVASALPALQPLEEELDGWTIFRSNQGTNMHLQNEIRVAGAKAYTAGHVKCRVSGKPYAIEGGHVIFTVEQDDGAEMPAAVYEPTGLAKVAIKLEAGDLIEIGVGVRKGTTKHPKILNVEYLSVLELAPAFDVLNPVCKMCGKRMKSEGRNKGYQCDRCKHRDVNAKKIFVPREREIKTGLYIPTPKAHRHLTKPLQRYGIEKSS from the coding sequence GTGCAGACTCTCCACGTTGCGTTCGACGACACGGACTCGCGTACCGGCCGGTGCACAACGCACCTTGCATTCAAGGTGGTGGAGCACTTGAAAAAGGAGGAAGGCGCCAAGCTTGTCGACTACCCACTCTTGATCAGGCTCAACCCCAACATCCCGTGGAAAACTAGGGGCAACGGCGCAGTCTGCCTGCGGCTTCAAGTGCAGGATGCAGGCAGAGTCATCGACCATATCAGGCAGGCAGTGGAGGAAGGGTCTGCCATCGGCAGCGGCGCCAACCCAGGGGTTGCGTTCCTGCAAAGTGATAGTGTGCCAGCCGAGCTGCAAAAGTTCAGCGCCCTTGCAATGTGCGACGTGCTCAGCAGGCAGATGGCTGAAAAGGTGGCCAAGGCCGCAGGAGTCCAGTATTCCACCTTTGGCAACGGGCAGGGGCTTGTGGGCTCGCTTGGCGCGCTGGGCTGTCTGCTTGATGGAGATCACACGTACGAGCTGATTGCCTACCGCAAGCCAGAGAACTGTGGCCTGCCGCGTGTTGTGGACAAAGAGCGCGTGATAAAGTTCAGCGCAGACACGTACCCAAACACGTTTAACAACTATGACAGAAACCATGGACGGGTGTTAATTACACCTCATGGCGCCGACCCCGTGTTCTTTGGCGTGAGAGGGGAGAGCCCGGAGGTCGTCGCCTCTGCATTGCCAGCACTGCAGCCGCTGGAGGAGGAGCTGGACGGCTGGACTATCTTTCGGTCAAATCAAGGGACCAACATGCACCTTCAAAACGAGATCAGGGTTGCAGGGGCCAAGGCGTACACAGCCGGCCACGTAAAGTGCAGGGTGAGCGGCAAGCCTTACGCGATCGAAGGCGGGCACGTCATTTTCACAGTCGAGCAGGACGATGGCGCTGAAATGCCAGCGGCAGTGTACGAGCCGACAGGGCTTGCAAAAGTTGCAATAAAGCTTGAAGCCGGCGACCTGATTGAGATCGGTGTCGGGGTAAGGAAGGGGACGACCAAGCATCCCAAGATCCTGAACGTCGAGTACCTGTCTGTTCTAGAGCTTGCGCCAGCCTTTGATGTGCTAAACCCGGTCTGCAAGATGTGCGGCAAGCGCATGAAATCAGAGGGCAGGAACAAGGGTTACCAGTGCGACAGGTGCAAGCACAGGGACGTAAATGCAAAGAAGATTTTTGTGCCGCGGGAGCGCGAGATCAAGACCGGATTGTACATCCCTACGCCAAAGGCCCATCGGCACTTGACAAAGCCGTTGCAGAGGTACGGCATCGAGAAATCGAGTTAA
- the crcB gene encoding fluoride efflux transporter CrcB — translation MGKMKGVEFAFLAVGAIAGAFVRYKLAESPLILGTLPVNILVINMIGSFILGVFSILSVLWNLDTRYSLLAAVGFCGSLTTMSSFALETSSLIDNRQFGNAAVNILANVSLSIGAVVGGRSIASVLLMKGGM, via the coding sequence ATGGGCAAAATGAAAGGAGTCGAGTTTGCGTTTCTTGCTGTCGGGGCGATAGCTGGCGCGTTTGTAAGGTACAAGCTGGCCGAGTCTCCACTGATCTTGGGCACCCTTCCGGTCAACATACTTGTCATCAATATGATAGGCAGCTTTATTCTGGGTGTGTTCTCAATCCTCTCGGTGCTATGGAATCTGGACACAAGGTATTCACTTCTGGCAGCTGTCGGGTTCTGCGGTTCGCTTACAACAATGTCCTCGTTTGCCCTTGAAACAAGCAGCTTGATAGATAATCGGCAATTTGGCAACGCCGCTGTCAACATACTGGCAAACGTCAGCCTGTCGATAGGCGCCGTTGTAGGCGGCAGGTCTATAGCAAGCGTACTCCTAATGAAAGGAGGCATGTAG
- a CDS encoding DUF190 domain-containing protein: MVAKKMWTLTIRIKKNDELHGKRLYKALLDFMMGAGISGATVVNAVDGFGRRGRSTLRIEGISMNYPLIIEVVDEQSKLEPLLPQIRRMVGDNGIVTLHEVNML, encoded by the coding sequence ATGGTAGCCAAAAAGATGTGGACTCTGACCATCAGGATAAAAAAGAACGACGAGCTGCACGGCAAGCGGCTGTACAAGGCGCTGCTTGATTTCATGATGGGCGCTGGCATTTCCGGGGCCACGGTGGTGAACGCAGTCGACGGCTTTGGCAGGCGCGGGAGATCCACTTTGCGAATTGAAGGGATTTCTATGAACTACCCGCTGATCATCGAAGTGGTGGATGAACAGTCAAAGCTTGAGCCGCTGCTTCCCCAGATCAGAAGAATGGTTGGCGACAACGGCATAGTTACGCTTCATGAAGTCAACATGCTATAG
- the hisI gene encoding phosphoribosyl-AMP cyclohydrolase: MNAKSLKDIDFEKRNGLLPVIVQDRKTKDILMLAYANKEALANTAKTGNAWFWSTSRNKLWMKGEESGNVQPVHEILVDCDSDAILYMVDSDKPACHTGNRSCFHNVLK; the protein is encoded by the coding sequence ATGAACGCCAAGTCGCTCAAGGACATCGACTTTGAAAAGCGCAACGGGCTCTTGCCAGTCATCGTGCAGGACAGAAAGACCAAGGACATTCTGATGCTGGCATATGCTAACAAAGAAGCGCTAGCCAACACGGCCAAGACTGGCAACGCTTGGTTCTGGAGCACGTCGCGCAACAAGCTCTGGATGAAGGGCGAGGAGTCTGGCAACGTCCAGCCAGTGCATGAAATACTGGTCGACTGCGACTCTGACGCCATACTGTACATGGTCGATTCGGACAAGCCGGCCTGCCACACCGGTAACAGATCATGCTTCCATAACGTGCTAAAATAG
- a CDS encoding threonine synthase, with translation MGSIRSLRCRECGREYEPQFRYVCEECFGPLDVTYNKELSINRHTFESREKTYWRYFELLPIADKSNIVSLNAGLTPLQNADKLGEKLGLKNLFIKNDSVNPTFSFKDRPAGVAVSRAKETKLKAVGCASTGNLAAATAAHAAKAGLPCYIFAPSDIEHVKIAQALSYGAEFVAVEGTYDDANRIASIIGDKKGIGVVNINMRPYYVEGSKTLAYEVAEQLDWRVPDSLIIPVGSGAMLNAICKGFEELHALGVIDSPKSMKVIAAQPHGCAPVVDAWKRNSDEVIPVERPETIAKSLAIGDPGDGIYVLKRLKQYNGFAEEANDQEIADGIMLLAQTEGIFTEPAGGVSVAVLRKLVEEGKIQKDERTVCYVTGNGLKATEAIIGLLPKLNAVKPDATEVAAMIRG, from the coding sequence ATGGGCAGTATCAGATCGCTAAGGTGCAGGGAATGCGGCAGAGAGTACGAGCCACAGTTCCGCTACGTTTGCGAAGAATGTTTTGGTCCTCTGGACGTCACGTACAACAAGGAGCTGTCGATAAACAGGCACACTTTTGAGTCAAGGGAAAAGACCTACTGGCGCTACTTTGAGCTACTTCCAATTGCTGACAAGAGCAACATCGTCAGCCTGAACGCTGGGCTCACCCCGCTGCAAAATGCGGACAAGCTGGGTGAAAAGCTCGGCCTGAAAAACCTGTTTATCAAGAATGACTCGGTCAACCCCACTTTTTCGTTCAAGGACAGGCCCGCCGGCGTCGCCGTGTCAAGGGCCAAGGAAACGAAGCTAAAGGCGGTGGGCTGCGCGTCCACCGGCAACTTGGCAGCTGCGACAGCGGCTCATGCGGCCAAGGCTGGCCTGCCGTGCTACATTTTCGCCCCATCTGATATCGAGCACGTCAAGATAGCGCAGGCGCTGTCGTACGGCGCAGAATTTGTCGCGGTGGAGGGCACATACGATGACGCAAACAGGATCGCATCTATCATTGGCGACAAGAAGGGCATAGGCGTGGTCAACATCAATATGAGGCCATACTATGTCGAAGGGTCAAAGACGCTCGCCTACGAGGTGGCCGAGCAGCTGGACTGGCGTGTGCCAGACAGCCTGATAATCCCAGTTGGAAGCGGCGCAATGCTCAACGCAATATGCAAGGGCTTTGAGGAGCTCCACGCTCTCGGGGTCATCGACAGTCCCAAGAGCATGAAGGTGATCGCTGCGCAGCCACATGGGTGCGCACCCGTGGTTGACGCATGGAAGCGCAACAGCGACGAAGTAATCCCAGTGGAGCGGCCGGAGACCATAGCAAAGAGCCTCGCCATTGGCGACCCCGGTGACGGCATTTACGTTCTGAAAAGGCTGAAGCAGTACAACGGGTTTGCAGAGGAGGCAAACGACCAAGAAATCGCCGACGGCATCATGCTGCTTGCCCAGACCGAGGGCATATTCACAGAGCCGGCGGGCGGCGTATCAGTCGCAGTGCTGAGAAAGCTCGTAGAAGAGGGCAAGATACAGAAAGACGAGCGCACGGTCTGCTATGTCACTGGCAACGGTCTGAAAGCCACAGAAGCGATTATAGGTCTGCTGCCGAAATTGAATGCTGTCAAGCCAGACGCGACCGAAGTCGCGGCAATGATAAGGGGATAA
- a CDS encoding ThiF family adenylyltransferase yields the protein MAKVEFVVPSVLNKGQGEKKIPLEASDLQDAFTKISEQMGDDFKRRVFDHNGKPRSLINIYINGKNMRFGGGLATQLKDGDSVYILPAVAGGAELTSEELQRYSRQVMLEEIGFEGMEKIRSAKVCVVGAGGIGNPVITQLTAMGVGKLRIVDRDVIEVTNLHRQHLYTDDDIGRVKVEAAAERLRKLNPTVEIEPVPTSVTKYTAEGIVKGFEVVIDALDSVDARYALNDACIKYNIPLIYAGAIGVTGSVCTILPNKSACLRCMFPELNEEEMPACSTEGVHPSILYLVAGIQVSEAVKIIIGKEPTLVNRLLYMDLNELSFDRVQMFRQEECPSCGRARKESEVVTRELIIEELCGRDRGKRTWTVTPAEPAPINLVSISKNAESLGYQVKTRGNLGITAINSGKMSVSFLSSGAATIVGAKDEEDAIKIYKTFVNGH from the coding sequence TTGGCCAAGGTTGAATTTGTAGTTCCGTCAGTATTGAACAAGGGGCAGGGAGAGAAAAAGATCCCCCTAGAAGCCTCTGATCTGCAGGATGCATTTACAAAAATATCAGAGCAGATGGGCGACGATTTCAAGCGCAGGGTATTTGATCATAACGGCAAGCCGCGGTCATTGATCAACATCTACATCAACGGCAAGAATATGCGCTTTGGCGGCGGGCTGGCGACCCAGCTAAAGGATGGCGACTCTGTGTATATCCTGCCGGCGGTTGCCGGAGGGGCAGAGCTGACAAGCGAGGAGCTTCAGCGCTACTCGAGACAGGTGATGCTTGAGGAGATCGGCTTTGAGGGCATGGAAAAGATCAGGAGTGCCAAGGTTTGCGTCGTTGGCGCAGGCGGAATAGGCAACCCTGTCATTACCCAGCTGACGGCCATGGGCGTCGGCAAGCTCCGAATAGTCGATAGGGATGTCATTGAAGTCACCAACCTGCACAGGCAGCACCTGTATACCGACGACGACATTGGCCGGGTCAAGGTAGAAGCTGCCGCTGAAAGGTTGCGCAAGCTCAACCCGACGGTGGAGATAGAGCCGGTGCCGACTTCGGTCACGAAATATACCGCCGAAGGGATCGTCAAGGGCTTTGAGGTTGTAATTGATGCGCTGGACAGCGTGGATGCGCGCTATGCCCTCAACGACGCGTGCATCAAGTACAACATTCCACTAATCTACGCCGGCGCCATTGGCGTGACAGGCTCTGTGTGCACCATTCTGCCAAACAAGTCTGCGTGCCTGCGCTGTATGTTCCCCGAGCTGAACGAAGAAGAAATGCCGGCATGCAGCACCGAAGGTGTGCACCCATCGATTCTGTACCTTGTGGCGGGTATACAAGTGTCAGAGGCTGTCAAGATAATCATAGGCAAAGAGCCGACGCTTGTGAACAGGCTGCTTTACATGGACCTGAACGAGCTATCGTTTGATAGGGTCCAGATGTTCCGGCAGGAAGAGTGCCCGTCGTGCGGCAGGGCTCGCAAGGAAAGTGAGGTTGTCACAAGAGAGCTAATAATTGAAGAGCTGTGCGGACGGGACAGGGGCAAGCGCACATGGACAGTAACGCCTGCCGAGCCTGCGCCCATAAATTTGGTTAGCATAAGCAAGAACGCCGAGTCGCTCGGCTATCAGGTCAAGACCAGGGGCAACCTTGGCATCACGGCGATCAACTCAGGCAAGATGTCTGTGAGCTTCCTCTCAAGCGGCGCCGCGACGATCGTTGGCGCAAAGGACGAAGAGGACGCCATCAAGATCTACAAAACGTTTGTAAACGGCCACTAG